A single genomic interval of Sebastes umbrosus isolate fSebUmb1 chromosome 11, fSebUmb1.pri, whole genome shotgun sequence harbors:
- the LOC119496425 gene encoding glycogen synthase kinase binding protein translates to MPCRKENYIFLEQSVTVDSKEVDALVVKIGEALQLHNNNNNNSGGVHHHHQKKTVSVSMACLHGGVKPVSGLSSGASPVQKHQGCCMRLRGQHRGQHRGSSRASPYHITGSNGETDWDQIKPWNRKRITVEEDDDPHRLLQELILSGNLIKEAVRRLQFTAADCADLPNKTVPAADNVPS, encoded by the coding sequence ATGCCGTGTCGGAAGGAGAACTACATCTTTTTGGAGCAGTCCGTCACCGTGGACTCTAAAGAAGTGGACGCGCTGGTGGTGAAGATTGGCGAGGCGCTGCAgctccacaacaacaacaacaacaacagcggcggcgtccaccaccaccaccagaagAAGACGGTGTCCGTGTCCATGGCCTGCCTGCACGGCGGGGTCAAACCGGTCAGCGGTTTGAGCTCGGGAGCATCTCCGGTGCAGAAACACCAGGGCTGCTGCATGCGGCTCCGGGGACAGCACCGGGGACAGCACCGGGGGAGCAGCCGGGCGAGTCCGTACCACATCACCGGATCTAACGGAGAGACGGACTGGGACCAAATCAAACCGTGGAACAGGAAGAGGATCACCGTGGAGGAGGACGATGATCCGCACCGGCTGCTGCAGGAGCTCATTTTATCGGGTAACCTGATCAAAGAGGCCGTGAGGAGGCTGCAGTTCACCGCGGCGGACTGTGCAGATTTACCCAACAAGACGGTGCCGGCGGCGGACAATGTGCCCTCCTGA